TTACGGCTGGTTCGTCGATGGGACGCCGCTGGACAGCAGCGAGTTCACACTGCTGGACGGCAGCCTGCTGGCCGGTTCCGGCAGCGACGCCTTTGGTCAGATGGATCTGCTGACAGTCGTAATGCACGAGCTGGGTCACACACTGGGTCTGGAAGACCTGGACTCAGACGGTACCCTGATGAGCGAGTCGCTGGACGTCTCCGAACGTCGCCTGCCGAGTGCAGACGATCTCGACGACTTCTTCAGCGGCATCGCCGGCGGAGACAACCCGCTGCTGGACTAAATAAACCAGTCCAGCTGCAAACAGTCCCGACAGGCCCCCGGAAACTCAGGTTTCCGGGGGCTATTTTTATTGGGAGTAAAGTCTGATAGAAGATGCCGTAAACAGAGGTACTATCTTTGACTGGGGACACTAAAACAGCCACCTGAGTTCCTACCCAGATGGCTGTTCTGAAATATCAATTGTTCTTATGAACTATTTCAGTTCTTTGATTTTGATGTTTCGCCAGCTGACCTGTTTGCCAACTTTTTCAGGATGGTTACCAACACCATGTACCTGCAGGGCGATAAAGCCTTCAGAAGTGAGACCATCTTTGAGATCTGCAGCAGGGACGCCGTTGATCCAGGTCTTGATGGAATCCCCTTTGCAGACAATACGGTAGTGATTCCATTCATTCTGTTTGAATGCTTTCTGTGCCGCTTTGTTATCAGCCAGGTTGTTCAACCAGCCACGACGTGCTTCATCATAAATTCCGCCTGACCAGGCACGATCAGAGGGGTCGATTTCTACCTGGTAGCCGTGCACACGACCGGCGGGAATATTTTTCTTCTTCTCTTTGCCGTCCTCTCCGTTATAGACAATAGTTCTGTCTTCATCATGGACATTGCTGCGAATCTGGATCCCTGAGTTCAACAGCGGATCAACTTTGAAATCGACTTCGAGTTCAAAGTCTCCATAATTTCTGTCGGTACACAGAAAACTGTTGGGGGTTTTGGGGACCGAAGTGCCGACGATCGTGCCATCGACGACTTCATATTTGGCCGTACCACCTTTTTGGACCCAGCCGTCAAGAGTTTTACCATCAAACAGTGGTTTGAAGCCCTTGTCTTCAGCATAGGTGGTGATATTCATCAGGATTGCGAGGCAAAACGCAGAGAGTGTCAGTTGAACTTTCATAGTTTATCCATCAGGTTAAGTTTTTTAAAATTGCCAGAAAACGGTTGTCAGGCAGCATTATGACTGAGAGAACGGGAGGATACCAGTCATAAAACAGAGTTTCCTTCCGCGTCCGAGTCAATCAGCGTCGATAGATCAAGCTCTGCTAATCGATGCGGTTTAGAATCAGCAGACGAAAGTCCATCACCTGCTCACCAGGGATCTCAAGTGCCCGCAGGGTCAACTCACCAGTCCCTTTGGAAAGCTGGATGTTCCCTAAGACCAGTGGCTGAAAATCCTTGACCAGGGACTCTGATCGTTGCGCCCGGTCCTGTTCTGCACCAACGAGAGGAGGATCGTGCGCTTCAGTAATCTTGCCTGTCAGGCGACTGTCTTTGAAGCTCAGTTCGACGGTCGAACCGACATCACCTGCCGGGCAGGTATAATAGAGTATCGCCTCGTATGTGCCTGCCTGATCCACTTCTGCATCCCAGGTGATGCTGTCTTGTGGGCTGGTCCAGTTGTAAAAGAAGCTGCAGTTGGGATGCCGGGACGAACGTTTGATCTCACCGTGAGAAATGGCATCACGGGCAGGCAGTTGAGTCGATTTCGCGCCGCCATACCCAATCAGGAAAGGACGGCTATCTTGGGGATAGCCGTCAGGCCAGACTGACTTTTTCCAGTCTTTGACTGCCTGTTTGAGCTTCTGAGTAACTTCAGGCCGTTCACCGGCGATGTCTTTCCGCTGGCCGGGATCCTGAGTCATGTCATAGAGTTGTCCTTTCTCAGAGAGCCGATACTGATCGGTACGGACACTGACTCGCTGACGCAGGCTGGAGAAGATCATCCGGTTCGGCCAGGAATTGGCGTTCCCCATGATCAACGGTTTGAGGCTCACGCCGTCAATCGGCTTTGGTTCGGGACGTTTAATCCCAGCCAGATCGGTCAAGGTTGGCAGGAGATCAATCGCACCAGCGACCTGGTTCACCTGACGTCCTGCGGGGATATGTCCGGTCCAGCGGATCACAAACGGAGAGCGCACACCGCCTTCATCCAGCGAACCTTTCTTGCCTTTCATGTCCCCGTTCCAGCGAAAACCGTTGGGGCCATTATCGGAGAAGTAGAGCACGATGGTCTCATCTTGGATTCCGAGTTGATTCAGTTTCTTCAAGACGCGTCCGACGTTCCAGTCCACATTTTCACACATGGCCAGCGCAGCGCGGAGATGATCTGACTGTTCTTTCTCCGGGTCGCGATGATGCATCTTCAGCTTTTTCTCTGAAAAACGATCCCAGTATTCGTCAGGGACCTGCATGGGGGAGTGAGGAGTGCAGTAAGGCAGATAGGTAAAGAACGGTTTGTCGCGTTTTACCTGCTGATCGATGAAGGCAATCGCTTTGCTGGTGAGGTCATCGGTAATGTATCCCTCACCTTTCACAAACGTACCATTGTGATCGAGCATGGGGCTGAAGTAGTGTCCCCAGTGTCCTGAAGTGAATCCGTAATACTCATCAAAGCCTTTGGCATTGGGATGATTCGGATATTGAGTGCCGTTATGCCATTTGCCAAAAGCGCCGGTCGCATAGCCGGCTGCCTTGAACGCCTGGGCCACCGTAAATTCATCGGAATTGAAGCGTTCTTCCCCTTTGGAAACTCCGGTCGTCCCGGTGCGGGCGTGGTAGCGTCCGGTGAGAAAGGCAGCACGAGTGGGGGCACAGACCGCGCCTACATAAAAGTGATTAAACCGCACACCCTCTTTTACGAGCGAATCAATATTCGGAGTATGCAGATTCGTGTTGCCATTATGACTGACATCTCCCCAGCCCTGGTCATCTGCAAGGAAGACAACAATA
This sequence is a window from Gimesia sp.. Protein-coding genes within it:
- a CDS encoding matrixin family metalloprotease — protein: YGWFVDGTPLDSSEFTLLDGSLLAGSGSDAFGQMDLLTVVMHELGHTLGLEDLDSDGTLMSESLDVSERRLPSADDLDDFFSGIAGGDNPLLD
- a CDS encoding DUF1080 domain-containing protein, whose protein sequence is MKVQLTLSAFCLAILMNITTYAEDKGFKPLFDGKTLDGWVQKGGTAKYEVVDGTIVGTSVPKTPNSFLCTDRNYGDFELEVDFKVDPLLNSGIQIRSNVHDEDRTIVYNGEDGKEKKKNIPAGRVHGYQVEIDPSDRAWSGGIYDEARRGWLNNLADNKAAQKAFKQNEWNHYRIVCKGDSIKTWINGVPAADLKDGLTSEGFIALQVHGVGNHPEKVGKQVSWRNIKIKELK
- a CDS encoding arylsulfatase — its product is MKPILTLGLLACLLTGNLLANDQKHPNIVVFLADDQGWGDVSHNGNTNLHTPNIDSLVKEGVRFNHFYVGAVCAPTRAAFLTGRYHARTGTTGVSKGEERFNSDEFTVAQAFKAAGYATGAFGKWHNGTQYPNHPNAKGFDEYYGFTSGHWGHYFSPMLDHNGTFVKGEGYITDDLTSKAIAFIDQQVKRDKPFFTYLPYCTPHSPMQVPDEYWDRFSEKKLKMHHRDPEKEQSDHLRAALAMCENVDWNVGRVLKKLNQLGIQDETIVLYFSDNGPNGFRWNGDMKGKKGSLDEGGVRSPFVIRWTGHIPAGRQVNQVAGAIDLLPTLTDLAGIKRPEPKPIDGVSLKPLIMGNANSWPNRMIFSSLRQRVSVRTDQYRLSEKGQLYDMTQDPGQRKDIAGERPEVTQKLKQAVKDWKKSVWPDGYPQDSRPFLIGYGGAKSTQLPARDAISHGEIKRSSRHPNCSFFYNWTSPQDSITWDAEVDQAGTYEAILYYTCPAGDVGSTVELSFKDSRLTGKITEAHDPPLVGAEQDRAQRSESLVKDFQPLVLGNIQLSKGTGELTLRALEIPGEQVMDFRLLILNRID